A window of Formosa sp. Hel1_31_208 contains these coding sequences:
- a CDS encoding rhomboid family intramembrane serine protease: MRGITDTVKHLLIINVIMFIGTLTIGGGQSFYQWFALYLPENALFQPWQIITHMFMHGGYAHIIFNMFALWMFGTAVESQIGSKKFIFIYISAGLGAVLFQLAFYYFNYLPLKSELLASGFNMQQLVEIFESNKVAGVSDTQLALLKEAYPIYNASMVGASGCIMGVLAAFGMMNPEAKLVMIFLPIPIKAKYFIPGIIILDVVSALTGQSFFSPSNTAYMAHVGGALTGFLIMWYWKKNQFNKNRWDL; encoded by the coding sequence ATGAGAGGAATTACAGATACCGTAAAGCATTTATTAATCATTAATGTCATCATGTTTATTGGGACGTTAACGATCGGAGGAGGACAATCCTTTTACCAGTGGTTTGCCTTGTATTTGCCAGAGAATGCACTTTTTCAGCCCTGGCAAATAATCACACATATGTTCATGCACGGCGGTTATGCCCATATTATATTTAACATGTTTGCCTTGTGGATGTTTGGAACGGCTGTTGAAAGTCAGATTGGTTCTAAAAAATTCATTTTCATATATATATCAGCAGGATTAGGAGCTGTATTATTTCAATTGGCCTTTTACTATTTTAATTATTTGCCCTTAAAATCTGAGCTTTTAGCTTCTGGATTTAATATGCAGCAGCTGGTTGAAATTTTTGAATCTAATAAAGTAGCAGGTGTATCCGATACTCAATTGGCCCTTTTAAAGGAAGCATATCCTATATATAACGCTTCTATGGTTGGCGCATCAGGTTGTATTATGGGGGTTTTAGCGGCTTTTGGGATGATGAATCCTGAAGCTAAACTAGTGATGATTTTCCTTCCTATTCCTATCAAAGCGAAGTATTTTATACCTGGTATCATTATTCTTGACGTGGTATCGGCATTAACCGGTCAGTCGTTCTTTAGTCCTAGTAACACAGCTTATATGGCTCACGTTGGTGGAGCACTTACAGGATTTCTTATTATGTGGTATTGGAAAAAGAATCAGTTCAATAAAAACCGTTGGGATTTATGA
- a CDS encoding rhomboid family intramembrane serine protease produces the protein MTSLTHDIKDKLKNLNVFEKIMAVNVLIFFIGWLLRVILGIPRQSTLDWLALPSGFSDFILKPWALFTYGFTHYDLFHLVFNMLILYFVSRTMVNLFPSRQSLNIYFLGIIIGGFTYLFIYNVFPSILVDQVSVLVGASAGVNALLIFICAYMPYREARFFSIKIKLWYIGVAIVVFDILGFFTGVNQGGRLAHLGGSLLGYVYASQLLKGKDIGVGFGKFLDGIANLFKTKSVLKTVHKSKKKPFAGHNKDEFNEFNNQKKIDLILDKISKSGYESLTKDEKAFLFKAGKD, from the coding sequence ATGACATCGTTAACACACGACATTAAAGACAAACTCAAAAATTTAAACGTTTTTGAAAAAATCATGGCAGTCAATGTTTTGATTTTTTTTATCGGCTGGTTGCTACGTGTTATTCTAGGTATCCCAAGACAGTCGACTTTAGACTGGCTTGCTTTACCAAGTGGCTTTAGTGATTTCATACTAAAACCATGGGCGCTATTTACCTATGGTTTTACACATTATGATCTATTTCACCTTGTATTTAATATGCTCATCTTATACTTTGTGTCTCGAACGATGGTGAATTTATTTCCGAGCCGTCAATCCTTAAATATTTATTTTTTAGGAATTATTATTGGAGGATTTACCTATCTGTTCATATACAATGTTTTTCCATCTATTTTAGTTGATCAAGTATCGGTACTTGTAGGAGCTTCAGCCGGTGTAAATGCCTTGTTGATTTTTATTTGTGCTTATATGCCATATCGTGAAGCACGTTTCTTTTCTATTAAAATAAAACTATGGTACATTGGCGTAGCTATAGTGGTATTTGATATTCTCGGCTTCTTTACTGGAGTTAATCAAGGAGGTAGACTAGCGCACTTGGGAGGTAGTTTATTAGGCTATGTATATGCGTCACAACTGTTAAAAGGAAAAGACATAGGAGTAGGGTTTGGTAAGTTTCTTGATGGTATTGCTAATCTATTTAAAACTAAATCGGTATTAAAAACGGTACATAAAAGTAAAAAGAAGCCATTTGCTGGTCATAATAAAGACGAGTTTAATGAGTTTAATAATCAGAAGAAAATCGACTTGATCTTAGATAAAATAAGTAAAAGCGGTTATGAAAGCCTGACCAAAGATGAGAAGGCGTTTTTATTTAAAGCAGGCAAGGACTAA
- a CDS encoding endonuclease/exonuclease/phosphatase family protein: MRNLKGFEKLIFVINSLMAFALLLSYILPYMEPEKFAVLSVLSLAVPALIIINILFLVYWLLKVKRQLLLSLGVLALGYSHVFSLYKFSSSKHVEDSENLSVMNYNVRLFNVFDWIDDPKLKDNITRFITEKNPDVLCMQEYRPDEQVKLTNYYKYEELSGKQVKSGQAIFTKYPIVNSGSIQFPNSSNNAIFADIVKQGDTIRIYNVHLQSSGIDPTVEKLSKEDSENLFNRVGNTFKMQQSQAEKFLKHKNQCSYPMVICGDFNNTAYSYVYKEIKGDLTDTFVRAGNGFGRTYDYRFFPVRIDFILADERFDINAFKTFDAKYSDHYPIMAKVKLN; encoded by the coding sequence ATGCGTAATCTTAAAGGGTTTGAGAAACTTATATTCGTTATCAATTCATTGATGGCATTTGCCTTGCTTTTATCTTACATTTTACCGTACATGGAACCTGAAAAATTCGCTGTTCTTTCTGTATTAAGTTTAGCGGTTCCTGCTTTAATTATAATCAATATTCTATTTCTTGTATACTGGTTATTGAAAGTTAAACGTCAATTATTACTATCCTTAGGGGTATTAGCTCTTGGATATAGTCATGTCTTTTCATTGTATAAGTTTTCATCTTCTAAACATGTAGAGGATAGCGAGAACCTTTCTGTAATGAATTACAATGTGCGTTTATTTAATGTGTTTGATTGGATAGACGATCCAAAACTTAAGGACAATATAACGCGTTTTATTACTGAAAAAAATCCCGATGTGCTTTGTATGCAGGAGTACAGGCCAGATGAACAGGTTAAATTGACTAATTATTATAAATACGAAGAACTCTCAGGAAAGCAAGTTAAAAGCGGTCAAGCCATATTCACCAAGTACCCTATTGTTAATTCTGGTTCGATCCAATTTCCGAATTCCTCAAACAATGCAATTTTTGCTGATATCGTGAAGCAAGGTGATACGATTCGCATTTATAACGTGCATTTACAATCTTCTGGAATAGATCCCACAGTTGAAAAATTATCAAAGGAAGACTCTGAAAATTTATTTAATCGTGTGGGCAACACATTTAAAATGCAACAGTCGCAAGCTGAAAAGTTTTTAAAACACAAAAATCAGTGCAGCTATCCTATGGTCATTTGTGGTGATTTTAATAATACAGCCTACTCTTATGTTTACAAAGAGATTAAAGGCGATTTAACAGATACTTTTGTGCGTGCAGGAAATGGTTTTGGACGGACTTATGATTATAGATTCTTCCCAGTTCGGATTGATTTTATTCTAGCTGATGAGCGATTTGATATAAATGCGTTTAAGACGTTCGATGCTAAATATTCTGATCACTATCCAATTATGGCGAAAGTCAAACTGAATTAG
- a CDS encoding DUF6122 family protein — translation MAQPIVHYGIHFFLPLVVALLCFKKHWKLAFLVMLSGILIDLDHLLANPIFDSNRCSINFHPLHSYYAIGVYLVLSVFKKTRWIGLGLVIHIIADQADCWMM, via the coding sequence ATGGCACAACCTATTGTTCATTATGGCATTCATTTCTTTCTCCCTTTAGTGGTAGCATTGCTATGTTTTAAAAAGCACTGGAAATTGGCTTTTTTAGTAATGCTAAGCGGAATACTAATCGATCTAGACCACCTTTTGGCAAATCCCATTTTTGACTCAAATAGATGTAGTATTAATTTTCATCCACTTCACTCCTATTATGCGATTGGTGTTTATCTTGTGTTATCAGTTTTCAAAAAAACAAGATGGATTGGTCTAGGACTCGTAATACATATTATCGCAGATCAAGCAGACTGTTGGATGATGTGA
- a CDS encoding WbqC family protein, translating into MDVLLHPTYFPSIAHFVAMLQADHIVFEVCDNYQKQTYRNRCSIYAANGKLDLNVPVVYSQKNRQNSSEVAIFNTDNWQLQHLKSLESAYRTSPFFEFYIDDLMPLFEIKTHSIMEFNLKCIALIFDCLQLPFTYSKTTKFELEPKTIKDARGLANSRKEIQQHFSNYAQVFDEKYGFLTNLSILDLLFNEGPNTELYLESQTLIL; encoded by the coding sequence ATGGACGTATTATTACATCCTACATATTTTCCTAGCATTGCTCATTTTGTTGCCATGCTACAGGCAGACCATATCGTTTTTGAGGTCTGTGATAATTACCAAAAGCAAACTTATAGAAATCGTTGCTCTATTTATGCTGCTAATGGAAAACTCGATCTTAATGTTCCTGTTGTATATTCACAAAAAAATAGGCAAAACTCCTCAGAAGTCGCCATTTTTAATACTGATAATTGGCAATTACAACATTTGAAATCTCTAGAATCTGCCTATCGTACCTCGCCTTTCTTTGAATTTTATATCGACGACTTAATGCCTCTATTCGAAATTAAAACACATTCAATTATGGAGTTCAATCTAAAATGTATAGCACTTATTTTTGATTGCTTGCAATTGCCCTTTACCTATTCAAAAACGACAAAATTTGAATTAGAGCCAAAAACAATTAAAGATGCAAGAGGTTTAGCAAATAGTAGAAAAGAAATCCAACAGCACTTTAGCAATTATGCGCAGGTATTTGATGAGAAATACGGATTCTTAACCAATCTCAGCATCTTAGATCTACTGTTTAATGAAGGTCCAAATACCGAATTATATCTTGAATCACAAACCTTGATCTTATAA
- the lepB gene encoding signal peptidase I, with protein sequence MTITQWLIFVLIIQVIHGLGTWKLYTKAGRQAWEAFVPVYNAVILMKIINRPWWWTILLFVPIVNLIMLPVVWVETARSFGKNQYLDTFLAVVSLGFYNFYLNYVADVNYVENRELHPKTSSGDWVSSVLFAIVAATIVHTYFIQPFTIPSSSLEKSLLVGDFLFVSKFHYGARVPMSTVAAPMVHDTIPFLKIKSYVYNDKLEENKTSLKNKLQLPYMRLPGFESIERNDIVVFNQPADTLLDMNDFSPDRNYYKPIDKKTNLVKRCVGIPGDSLEVRNGYVYINGVKNELPDRAALQFAYNVELQGSFSGEQIVNALKRYDITDSPYQVGTSTIVVQATEAAAAKAKNHPNIASVTRRLTPKEDNGNLFPRVAQYPWNYDNFGPIYIPKEGATIELNTEVLPFYKRLISEYERNTVVTRGNQVLINGEPATSYTFKQDYFWMMGDNRNNSVDSRAWGYVPFDHVVGKPVLIWMSWDGLKNPRWSRWFTTVGGSGKPVSYLIPFLVLLAVGYGFNKWRKRKKAE encoded by the coding sequence ATGACAATTACACAGTGGTTAATTTTTGTTCTCATCATACAAGTAATTCATGGACTAGGGACATGGAAACTATACACTAAAGCTGGACGACAAGCATGGGAAGCCTTTGTTCCTGTATACAATGCGGTGATTTTAATGAAAATCATCAATCGCCCATGGTGGTGGACCATCTTATTATTTGTCCCTATTGTAAATTTAATCATGCTACCCGTAGTTTGGGTGGAAACCGCTAGAAGTTTTGGTAAGAACCAGTATTTAGACACATTCTTAGCCGTCGTGTCATTAGGGTTTTACAATTTTTACTTGAACTATGTCGCCGATGTGAATTATGTTGAAAATCGAGAATTACATCCGAAAACAAGTTCCGGAGACTGGGTAAGCTCTGTTTTGTTTGCCATTGTGGCTGCAACAATAGTGCATACATACTTTATTCAACCTTTTACCATTCCAAGTTCGTCTCTAGAAAAATCGTTGTTGGTTGGTGATTTCTTATTTGTTAGTAAATTTCATTATGGAGCCAGAGTGCCAATGTCGACTGTTGCTGCTCCAATGGTACATGATACCATTCCGTTTTTGAAAATAAAATCGTATGTATACAATGACAAGTTAGAAGAAAACAAAACGTCCTTAAAAAATAAACTACAATTACCATACATGAGGTTGCCTGGATTTGAATCTATAGAACGCAACGATATTGTTGTGTTTAATCAACCTGCAGATACCTTATTGGATATGAATGATTTCAGTCCAGACCGCAACTATTATAAACCTATTGACAAGAAAACGAATCTTGTAAAGCGCTGTGTTGGCATTCCTGGAGATTCCTTAGAAGTAAGAAATGGTTACGTTTATATCAATGGTGTTAAAAACGAATTACCAGATCGCGCAGCATTGCAATTTGCTTATAATGTAGAGCTTCAGGGAAGTTTTAGTGGTGAACAAATTGTTAATGCCTTAAAGCGTTATGACATTACAGACTCTCCGTATCAAGTTGGCACATCAACTATTGTTGTTCAAGCCACAGAAGCGGCCGCTGCTAAAGCTAAAAATCATCCGAATATCGCGAGTGTGACAAGGCGATTGACACCAAAGGAAGACAATGGCAATTTGTTTCCAAGAGTGGCTCAGTATCCATGGAACTATGACAACTTCGGACCTATTTACATTCCGAAAGAAGGAGCAACTATTGAACTGAATACCGAAGTACTACCCTTTTATAAGCGTCTTATTTCAGAATATGAAAGAAATACAGTGGTCACACGTGGCAATCAAGTGCTCATCAATGGTGAACCCGCAACATCTTATACCTTCAAACAAGATTACTTTTGGATGATGGGTGATAATAGAAATAACTCTGTCGATTCTCGTGCTTGGGGTTATGTTCCTTTTGACCATGTTGTTGGAAAACCTGTGCTCATTTGGATGAGTTGGGACGGACTTAAAAATCCGCGTTGGTCAAGATGGTTCACTACTGTTGGTGGATCTGGGAAACCTGTGTCTTATTTAATTCCATTTTTAGTCCTCTTGGCTGTTGGATATGGATTCAATAAATGGAGAAAGCGAAAAAAAGCTGAATAA
- the dapB gene encoding 4-hydroxy-tetrahydrodipicolinate reductase — protein MNIALLGYGKMGKAIETIAHERGHNIILKVSANTDAFHLNETDVAIDFSIPSSAVDNISKCLNAQVPVISGTTGWLDHYDDMVQLCQANNGTFLYASNFSLGVNIFFELNKNLAKLLKEFPQYKPSIEEIHHMQKLDAPSGTAITLAEGIIEQTDYKNWTLESPKQKEIGILAKRIENVPGTHEINYDSNVDSIQIKHTAHSRKGFALGAVIAAEFVHDKKGVFTMKDVLNIS, from the coding sequence ATGAATATCGCGCTTCTTGGCTACGGAAAAATGGGTAAAGCAATAGAAACAATTGCCCATGAACGCGGCCATAATATCATTTTGAAAGTATCTGCAAATACCGATGCTTTTCATTTAAATGAGACAGACGTCGCCATTGACTTTAGTATTCCATCTTCTGCCGTTGATAATATATCAAAGTGTTTAAATGCTCAAGTTCCTGTGATCTCAGGCACTACGGGATGGTTAGACCATTATGATGATATGGTCCAATTATGTCAAGCAAATAACGGCACATTTTTATATGCCTCTAATTTCAGTTTAGGTGTAAATATCTTCTTCGAATTGAATAAGAATTTAGCCAAACTTTTAAAAGAATTTCCCCAGTATAAACCAAGTATTGAAGAAATTCATCACATGCAAAAACTAGATGCTCCTAGCGGTACAGCCATAACATTAGCAGAAGGAATCATCGAACAAACCGATTATAAAAACTGGACGTTAGAGTCTCCAAAACAAAAAGAGATTGGTATTTTAGCAAAGCGAATTGAAAATGTTCCAGGTACGCATGAAATTAATTACGATTCTAATGTGGATAGCATCCAAATAAAACATACGGCTCATAGCCGAAAAGGGTTTGCGTTAGGTGCTGTGATTGCAGCAGAATTTGTTCATGATAAAAAAGGTGTATTTACAATGAAAGATGTCCTAAATATTAGTTAA
- a CDS encoding DUF5683 domain-containing protein: MLNKLGYSILFALGFCFMTLAQNNKTTDEVDTSIMVVKDSTKTKRDPINVLAPSKAAFYSTLLPGLGQAYNKKYWKIPLVYVAIGIPTYLYIKNDKDYDLYRDAYRRRLSGFPQGSVGDPFPNVTDDGLIRAQQQLRRNKELALLIAIGMYALNIVDANVDAHLLQFNVDEDLSIRPHFRYNEMENNTNLGLTLDFKF; encoded by the coding sequence GTGCTAAATAAATTAGGATACAGCATTCTATTTGCTCTTGGTTTCTGTTTTATGACTTTGGCGCAAAACAATAAAACAACTGACGAGGTAGACACCAGTATCATGGTGGTGAAAGATTCTACTAAAACAAAAAGAGATCCTATCAATGTATTAGCACCTTCAAAAGCGGCATTTTATTCAACGCTTCTTCCGGGACTCGGTCAAGCTTACAATAAAAAATATTGGAAAATACCTCTGGTCTATGTGGCCATTGGTATTCCCACCTATCTTTACATTAAGAATGACAAGGACTATGATCTCTATCGAGACGCATATAGAAGACGTTTATCTGGTTTTCCTCAAGGTTCTGTTGGTGACCCTTTTCCTAATGTCACAGATGACGGATTGATACGCGCACAACAACAGTTGCGACGAAACAAAGAATTAGCTTTATTAATCGCTATTGGGATGTATGCGCTAAATATCGTCGATGCTAATGTAGATGCACATTTATTGCAATTTAATGTTGATGAAGATTTGTCTATTCGTCCACATTTTAGGTATAATGAAATGGAAAATAACACCAATCTAGGGCTTACCCTCGATTTTAAATTCTAA
- a CDS encoding ParB/RepB/Spo0J family partition protein → MAKATKKQALGRGLSALLKDPSNDIKSANDKNADTIIGSIVELDINAIEINPFQPRTNFNEETLRELASSIKELGVIQPITVRKLEFNKFQLVSGERRFRASKLIGLETIPAFIRIANDQESLEMALVENIQRQDLDPIEIALSYQRLIDEIKLTQEQMSERVGKKRSTIANYLRLLKLDPIIQTGMRDGFISMGHGRAIINIENQNDQLEIYEKIITDKLSVRATEALVKNYHNPTTKKTPKPQELPKFVKKGIKEFSEYFGHKIGVKVSKNGKGQITIPFHSEEDFNRIKKLVQSAK, encoded by the coding sequence ATGGCGAAAGCAACAAAAAAACAAGCGTTAGGTAGAGGTTTGTCTGCATTGTTGAAAGACCCTTCTAACGATATCAAATCGGCTAATGATAAAAATGCCGATACCATCATTGGTAGCATCGTTGAATTGGATATTAATGCAATTGAAATCAACCCTTTTCAACCACGTACCAATTTCAATGAAGAAACATTGCGAGAACTCGCTTCCTCTATAAAAGAACTAGGTGTTATTCAACCTATTACTGTAAGAAAGTTAGAGTTTAATAAATTTCAATTGGTATCAGGTGAACGTCGTTTTAGGGCTTCAAAACTTATCGGTTTAGAAACGATTCCAGCTTTTATTAGAATCGCAAACGATCAGGAATCTCTAGAAATGGCTTTAGTTGAAAACATTCAACGTCAAGATTTAGACCCTATTGAAATTGCACTGTCCTATCAACGACTTATCGATGAAATCAAATTAACTCAAGAGCAAATGAGTGAGCGTGTCGGAAAAAAACGTTCTACTATAGCTAATTATCTAAGATTACTCAAACTAGATCCAATCATACAAACTGGAATGCGTGACGGTTTCATCTCTATGGGGCATGGCCGAGCAATCATTAATATTGAAAATCAAAATGATCAGTTAGAGATTTATGAAAAAATCATAACTGATAAATTATCGGTAAGAGCTACTGAAGCTTTGGTAAAGAATTATCATAATCCTACAACTAAAAAAACGCCTAAACCTCAAGAACTGCCTAAATTTGTTAAAAAAGGTATAAAAGAATTTTCGGAATACTTTGGACATAAAATTGGCGTTAAAGTGTCAAAGAATGGCAAGGGTCAAATTACAATCCCATTTCATTCAGAAGAAGATTTTAACCGAATAAAAAAATTAGTTCAAAGTGCTAAATAA
- a CDS encoding ParA family protein: MGKIIAIANQKGGVGKTTTSVNLAASLGVLEKKVLLIDADPQANASSGLGIDVDQVEIGTYQLLEHTASAEECIIKTNSPNVDIIPAHIDLVAIEIELVDKDEREYMLKKAITHLKSSYDYILIDCAPSLGLLTLNALTAADSVIIPIQCEYFALEGLGKLLNTVKSVQKIHNPELDIEGMLLTMFDQRLRLSNQVVEEVQKHFSDMVFDTIIQRNVRLGEAPSYGESIIKYDVSSKGATNYLSLAKEMINKNI; this comes from the coding sequence ATGGGTAAAATCATTGCAATTGCCAATCAAAAAGGAGGTGTTGGTAAAACAACTACTTCTGTTAACTTAGCAGCGTCCTTAGGGGTTCTCGAAAAGAAAGTATTGCTTATAGACGCCGATCCGCAAGCTAATGCCTCTTCAGGACTGGGAATAGATGTTGATCAAGTTGAGATTGGGACCTACCAGTTACTAGAACATACTGCTTCGGCAGAAGAATGTATTATCAAAACCAACTCACCCAATGTTGATATCATACCAGCTCATATCGATCTGGTCGCTATTGAAATTGAGCTTGTTGACAAAGATGAGCGTGAATACATGCTTAAAAAGGCCATTACACATTTAAAATCATCTTATGATTATATTTTAATTGACTGTGCTCCTTCCTTAGGTTTGTTAACCTTAAACGCTTTGACCGCTGCAGATTCTGTTATCATTCCTATTCAATGTGAATACTTCGCTTTAGAAGGTTTGGGTAAATTATTAAACACCGTAAAGAGTGTTCAAAAAATACACAATCCTGAATTAGATATTGAAGGGATGTTACTCACTATGTTTGATCAACGTTTGCGCTTGTCGAATCAAGTTGTTGAAGAAGTACAAAAGCATTTTAGCGATATGGTATTTGACACCATCATTCAACGTAATGTGAGATTAGGAGAAGCACCTAGTTATGGTGAAAGCATCATTAAATATGATGTGAGTAGTAAAGGTGCAACGAATTATTTAAGTTTGGCAAAAGAAATGATTAATAAAAATATATAA